ACTTAAGATATAATTGGCGTCATCAACAAACTGGCCCGGGTTAATGGAATACATACCACCGGCAATCGTTTCCTTCTGTGTGCCCTGCATAGTATGATCGGCCTGTACGGTGAAATAAGAATAATCATCGATCACCCATTTTACACCTGCCGAAAAAACATACTTGGCGTTTAGCTGGGTAGTAGCATCGCGGTAGAAAGAGTTTTTAGGTTTATTTAAATGATGATAGGCAGCGCCTATAAACAGGCTGTTCTGGCTATTCATACCAAATGCAGTATTATAACTCATGCCCACCGATGCATCCCAGGTACTGAAATTGGGCACCGCAAATGTTTCGCCGGTAGCGCCTGTTGCATTATAACCGCCATTATACTGGTTGTTAGTGGTCATTTTGCTTATATCCAGGCTTTTGTGTACCAAACCGCCCATAAAGCCTAATGACAAATATTCTACTTTATCATTGCTTAATGATTTATGGTAATTCACCGCCGGCAGCACCTGGGTAGTAGCAAGGCCAACAGTGCCTGCCTTATCAAACAAGGTTTGAATACCGGTAGTAATAAAATCATTGTTGGTCACCGGCAATTTCACCTCTGCATTCAACGAACCGGTGCGATAGGCTTTGGTAAAACTGTTCCATTGATCGCGGTAAACACCCTGCACCCTGATGTCGCCCGTAAAGATGCCCGCCAGGGAAGGATTGCGCAACAACGGCGCTTCAAAAAATTGTGAGAAGTGAAGGTCCTGGGCTTGCGTGGTAGCTATTGCAGCCACTGACGCCAGGCTTGTCATAATTGTTTTGAACAGGTTTTTCATAATTTGATATTGGTACTGGATTATTATTGGATTTAAACTGGTCAACTGGTCAACTTTCCAACTATCTTATCAATGCAACGTTCCCTTTATACGGAACAATATTCGCGTTATCGCAATACAACTCTACTATATACACATACACATCCATGTCGGCAATTTTGCCATTGATCTTTCCATCCCAGCCGGCATTCGGATCATTGGCATTGAAATCATGTTTTTCAAATACCGTTTGTCCCCACCGGTTAAAGATGCGTATAGAATGCACCACGTCAATGCCTTTCCCGCGCACATAGAACACATCGTTCATACCATCGCCATTGGGTGAAAAAGTATTCGGGATGAAATAGTTGTTGCCATTACAAACCGAAGTAATAGTTACATCATCCGATGCCGCGCACCCACCCTGGTTGGTTACGGTGAGGCGGTAGGTAACTGTGCCTTTTACATCAGCCTTTGGCGACACGCAATTGTTACAGCTAAGACCGGTTGCCGGCGTCCAGGTATAAGTGGTAACATCCTTTGAACCGGTAGCGCCCAATTGAACAGTGGTGCCGGTATTTACGGTAGTATCATTTCCGGCAAAAACGGTAGGTATTGGAAATACCGTGATCTGAACACTGCCCGTATCGGCAAAACAATTATCATTATCCCGGCCAACAACGGTATAAGTGGTGGTATGGTTAGGAGATGCTTTTGGCGAAGCGCTTCTTGCATTGTCCAACCCCGCACTCGCCGTCCATTCATATTGGTCGGCGCCGGAAGCGCCCAGTTTTACCTGTTCACCGGTACAAATGGTATCACCCGGTTGCACCTGCATGGTAAAGGGCTGGCGTACCCGCACATTCACCGTGTCGCTTTTTACGCATCCGTGAACTGAGGTGCCGGTTACCACATAGCTGCTGTTATTAACCGGGTTTATCAGCGGACTGGCGCATTGTGTACAGGAAAGATCAGGGGTGGTGCTCCAGCTAAATTGTGAAGCGCCGGTTGCTTTTAGTTGTGCAGGCATACCACGGCATACAAAAGTATCATTACCGGCAAACGTATTGGGCAGCGGCCAGATGTTCACATCATACCGGGCAGTATCAAAACAGAAACCCTGGTAAACCGTTTGCAATTGTACCTGGTAAGCACCAGCAGTGGAATAGTTTTGCGTAACTGCATTTGTATCACCGGCTGCCTGGCCATTACCAAACACCCAGTGTTTTACCAGGTTACTGGCATCACCAGTGATCTGGGCAATGAATGCCAACTGACCGGGCACACAGGCTTCTTTATCGCCGGTTATATTTACCGAGGGCGTTGCATATACTTTGATGGTATCGATCAATCGCGCCACATCTTTACATCCATTGGCGGTAGTAACCATATGCAATACGGTCAGCATAGCCGGCCCCCTGTTGAAAAAATGTTTCGGATTGGGCTGGGTGCTGAAGGTTCCATCGCCAAAATCCCACAGGTGTGATGCTATATAGTCATTGGCCACTGATTTGTCGGTGAACTGTACATACCCACTGTTACAAACCTGGTAAGTGTCCATGGTTTCTTGTGCGGTAACACCAATTACATTGATGGTATCTGCACCAAGAACCGGCACC
The Niastella koreensis GR20-10 genome window above contains:
- a CDS encoding PorP/SprF family type IX secretion system membrane protein, which produces MKNLFKTIMTSLASVAAIATTQAQDLHFSQFFEAPLLRNPSLAGIFTGDIRVQGVYRDQWNSFTKAYRTGSLNAEVKLPVTNNDFITTGIQTLFDKAGTVGLATTQVLPAVNYHKSLSNDKVEYLSLGFMGGLVHKSLDISKMTTNNQYNGGYNATGATGETFAVPNFSTWDASVGMSYNTAFGMNSQNSLFIGAAYHHLNKPKNSFYRDATTQLNAKYVFSAGVKWVIDDYSYFTVQADHTMQGTQKETIAGGMYSINPGQFVDDANYILSFGGYMRYKDAFIPVVKVDMRSLSVGLSYDVNVSQLTTASQSRGGFELSLSYIGFFDRNNSARDQVMCPRF